DNA from Microbacterium foliorum:
GCCGACAGATCGCCGCGACGACGCGAGACCGCCGCCTCGGCCCGTGATCCGAAGAGCCAGCCGAGCCCGACGGCCGCGGCCGCCGCGATCACCAGGCACGCGAGGAGCGTCAGCGCCGCGGGCACCGACACGAACAGGAGGAACACGACCGCCCCCGACGCGACGAGGCCCGCGACCGCGAGCGGCTGCACCACCCGCAGCGGCAGGTTCTGCAGGTTCTCGACGTCGTCGACGAGCGCGGACTGCACGCGTCCGTGATCGGTGCGCCCGAGACCTGCCGGCGACAGCGGTGTGAGGCGTCGCACCATGTCGGCACGGGTCGAGGCGAGCTGCCGCAGCGCCGCATCGTGTCCGCTCAACCGTTCGAGATAGCGGGTCACCGCCCGCGAGACGGCGAAGAAGCGCACGCCGACGACCGCGATCGACAGCGGAACGAGCGAGTCGACGATCGAGGCGCTGACGATCAGCCAGCCGCTCACCGCGAGCAGGCTGACCGCGGCACCGGCCGAGAGGAACCCCCAGATCAGGCCGGGCAGGAACCGGCGGGCCGGCGGTTGCGCCAGACGCAGGATGCCGCGCACGCGCGCCTCGACGCTCGGTCCCTGTGCCGGTCGAACGCTCATACGCCCACCCCCAGGGCGACGACGCGATCGGCGATGTCCCTCGCCGAGCGGCGGTGCGAGACGAGGATGACCGTGGCTCCGGCATCCGCCCGGGCGCGCAGCGACGCCCAGAGCCGCGCCTCGGTCTCGGAGTCGAGCGCACTGGAAGGCTCGTCGAGGGCCAGCAGGGAGTGCGGGTGACGCCCCTGTCGATACAGGGCGCGTGCGACCGCGACGCGCTGCGCCTGTCCCCCCGAGAGGCCGCTGCCCTGCACACCGAGCTCGACCGCCGGATCGACCTCGTTCGCACAGGCATCGTCGAGCGCGTGGCGGATGCCGTCGGCATCCGGGGCGACGTCGCCCAGCGCGACGTTCTCTGCGACCGTGCCGCGGCTGAGCTGTGGCCGCTGTCCGCTCCAGGCCAGCCAGTCCGCGGGGGCGAGGGTGCGCACATCGACGCCGCCGACCGTGGCGGTCCCCTCGAACTCGGTCGCACCGCGCAGAGCGGCGAGCAGACTCGACTTGCCGACACCGCTCGGCCCCTCGATCAGGGTGACGGTTCCGGGGGTCGCGGTGAACGAGACGGGCGCAAGGTCGCGCACCCGGAGGCCTGAGACGACCAGGTCTCCCCCGGCCGCCGTTCGCGATTCAGCATGAAAATCTCCGGGGCCGGACTCACGGCCACCGGCACGCGGTTTCCCGACATCTCGTGCTGAATCGTGAACGCCGCCCGCCTGAGCCCCTGCCGCGTCGAGCACCTCGAACACGTCCTCAGTGGCCGCGACGCCCTCGGCCGCTGCGTGGAACTGCACGCCCACCTGGCGGATCGGCAGGAACGTCTCGGGCGCGAGCAGCAGCACGAACAGACCGACCTCGAGCGACAGATCGCCCGACAGCAGCCGGAACCCGACCGCCACCGCGATCAACGCCACGGCCAGCGAGGCGAGCAGCTCCATCGCGAACCCCGACAGAAAAGAGAACCGCAGCACCTTCATCGTCTCGCGGCGGTACTCGTCGGCCGTGGCCTCGATCTGGGCGGCGGCACGGCGCTCTCGGCCGAACAGCCGCAGCGTCGACAGCCCCTGCACCGTGTCGGCGAAGCGGGCGGCGAGGCGCTGCAGCGTCTGCCACTGCGTGCGCTGCACGGTGCGGGTGGCGATGCCGATCAGGATCAGGAAGAGCGGGATCAGCGGCAGGGTGATGAGCGCGGTCAGACCGCTCGGCCAGTCCTGCCACCACATCACCGCGAGCAGCACCGGCGTCGCGATGACCGTGAGCACCAGCTGCGGGATGTATCGGGCGAAGTACGCGTCGAGCGCCTCGAGCCCGTGCCCCGCGGTGACGGCGAGACCGGCGCGGTTGCGCTGCGCGAGCCACCCCGGTCCGAGGCGGCCGATCGCGGCGATGAGCGCGGCGCGCAGCTGCATCCCGGTCTTCGCCGCCGCACGCGTGCCGGCGGCATCCGACCCCGCGATGAGCACCCCGCGCAGAGCGGCGAGCGCGAGCAGCCAGAGCAGCGACGGCATCACGTCGCGTCCGGCGAGCGCACCGGTGACGGCATCGGTCAGCATCCACGCGAACGCGATGGTGACCGCGGTCTGCGCGACGCCGATCATCCCCGACAGCAGCAGGAAACCCCGCGCGGCGCTCGCATACCGGATCAGGCGGATGTCGACCGGCTTCATCGGACAGCAGCGCGTTTCGTCTCGGGCACGCTGCGCGCGGCCTCGCTCAACGACCGGGACCCGAGCGCGCTGCGCGCGGCCTCGCTCATCGAGCGGGTCTCGAGCACGCTGCGCGCGGCCTCGCTCAACGAGCGGGTCTCGGGCACGCTGCGCGCGGCCTCGCTCAACGACCGGGACCCGAGCGCGCTGCGCGCGGCCTCGCTCGATGAGCGGGTGAACGCAGCCTCATGCAACCGATTCACGCGTGGGCCGGAGCCCCCTCGATCGAGCGGCGGGTGACCCGCTTGCGGAAGATCCAGTAGGTCCACGTCTGGTAGGCCAGCACGAGCGGCAG
Protein-coding regions in this window:
- the cydD gene encoding thiol reductant ABC exporter subunit CydD, with product MKPVDIRLIRYASAARGFLLLSGMIGVAQTAVTIAFAWMLTDAVTGALAGRDVMPSLLWLLALAALRGVLIAGSDAAGTRAAAKTGMQLRAALIAAIGRLGPGWLAQRNRAGLAVTAGHGLEALDAYFARYIPQLVLTVIATPVLLAVMWWQDWPSGLTALITLPLIPLFLILIGIATRTVQRTQWQTLQRLAARFADTVQGLSTLRLFGRERRAAAQIEATADEYRRETMKVLRFSFLSGFAMELLASLAVALIAVAVGFRLLSGDLSLEVGLFVLLLAPETFLPIRQVGVQFHAAAEGVAATEDVFEVLDAAGAQAGGVHDSARDVGKPRAGGRESGPGDFHAESRTAAGGDLVVSGLRVRDLAPVSFTATPGTVTLIEGPSGVGKSSLLAALRGATEFEGTATVGGVDVRTLAPADWLAWSGQRPQLSRGTVAENVALGDVAPDADGIRHALDDACANEVDPAVELGVQGSGLSGGQAQRVAVARALYRQGRHPHSLLALDEPSSALDSETEARLWASLRARADAGATVILVSHRRSARDIADRVVALGVGV